The following nucleotide sequence is from Gordonia jinghuaiqii.
GTCCATGATCGTGTCGGCGCCCCAGCGGGTGGCCCACACCATCTTCTCCACCTCGTCGGCGATGGAACTGCGCACTGCCGAATTGCCGATGTTGGCATTGACTTTCACCGCGAACCGCTTGCCGATGATCATCGGCTCGGATTCCGGGTGACGGTGGTTCGCCGGGATCACCGCGCGTCCGATCGCCACCTCCGACCGGACGAGCTCGGCGTCGACGCCCTCCCGGGCGGCGACGAATCTCATCTCGTCGGTGACGATCCCGGCACGTGCCCAGGCGAGCTGGGTACTCGCCCCGTCCACGGGTTCCGGACAGTTCCAGGTCCGCCGCGTCGGCGGCAGGCCGCGAGCGAGATCTATCTCGGCGGAGGCGTCGGTGTACGGACCGGAGGTGTCGTAGACATCGAGGTGCTCGCCGTTCGTGAGATGCACGCGTCGTTTCGGGACGCGCAGGTGGTCGACGGTGAGGTAGTGCTTGGTGCTGCCCTCGATGGGGCCGAGGGTGAGATACCCCGAATCGGCTGGTGCGCTGGTCTTGCGAGTGCCGGATACACGTGTGCCCATGGCTGTCTCCCTACGCCGGCATTACCCGGACAGGTTCGAGCGGTCGGCGACCGCCCGTCGCCATCTCAGCCCTCGGTCATCGTGAGAGCCCCCGCGGTGTGTAGTTGTTGTCGTGCGTCAGCCACGATACATCCTGCTGCTGCGAGATCCATCGCGCTCGGCGTGCGCCGGGGAGGTGTTTCGCGCGATCGGGTGCGAAAGACAGCGGTTACGGTTCCGTAAGGTACTATGTGATCCGTGTCACAAGTGGGCTCCCATCGCGAGAAGCGGCGGCGCACACAGTGACCGGGCAACGTGATCGGACAACGTGTCCCAGAGGTGAGGAGGGGTAGGTGCGGCGCAAGTATCGTCACCGGCCACCGCAATCGGCGAAGTCGATTCTGCAGCAGATCTCGCAGGTGGTGCACAACCGAGACCGCGACCGCTTCGAACTCTGGGTTGCCGGCGACCTCGTCGGAGTCGCCGGCTACTCGACCGAGACCGTCGACGGCGAAACCACGATCACCGTGCTGCACACGGTTCTGTACGACGAGTACAGCGGCCATGGTCTCGCCACGCGACTCACCCGCACCGTCATCCACTACGCCCGTGACCAGGGTGCGCGGATGAGGCCGGTGTGCACGTTCACCAAGCGCTACCTCGACACGCACCCGGGAGTGGTCGACCTCGCGCCGGTGTGAGTGGCCGAGGTAGCAGCTTCGGCGCGCTCAGTCGGCGGTGGCCAGCAGTGTCTCCCGCAGCACCTTCTTGTCGATCTTGCCGACCGCGGTGACCGGGAGTGTCGTGACCACGCGGACCACGTCGGGAAGTTTGAACGACGCCAGTCCGCGCTCGGCGAGGAACGTGCGAAGCGTTCTCAGCTCCAGCGGCCGTTCCGACGGGTGCTCGTGGGAGAGCACGACGGCCGCGCAGATCTTCTCGCCGAGGGCGTCGTCGGGTAAGCCGACCACCGCGACCTGACGGATCGACGAGTGGGCGAGGAGGTTCTCCTCGACGTCGTCGGCGGCGACGTTCTCGCCGGCCCGCACGATGGTGTCCTTGATGCGCCCGGTCACCGCGAGGTGGCCGGAGGGCAGGCGGGTGACCTTGTCGCCGGAGCGGTAGAACCCGTCGGGTGTGAAGGACTTCTCGTTGTGGGCCGCGGCCCTGTAGTACCCGCGGATCGTGTACGGCCCGCGCACCAGCAGCTCGCCCTCCTCGCCATCGGGCACGTCGGCGCCGTCCTCGTCGACGACGCGAACCTCGTCGAACTCCGACATCGGTGAACCCTGCACCTCGTGGACGAGATCGCGGGGTTCGTCGGGCCGGGTGTAGCAGATGAGGCCCTCGGCCATGCCGAACACCTGCTGTACGACGTCGCCGAGTGCCGCATCGAGCGCGACGGCGTCGGGCTGGGCCAGTTTGGCGCCGCCGACCTGGAGCAGCCGCAGCGAGCTGATGTCGGCGGGCTCCCATTCGGTCGCCGCACACCACAGTTGTGCCAGGGCCGGGACCAGGGCGGTCACCGTGACGCGGTGGGCTTCGATGAGGTCGAAGGTGTTGTCCGGGCTCGGATTGTCGGTGAAGACCACGTGGCCGCCGACGAGGAACGTCCCCAGGATTCCCGGGCAGCACAGCGGGAAGTTGTGCGCCGCGGGCAGCGCCACGAGGTAGGTGTCGTCGGCGGTCAGGCGTGCGACCTCGGCGGACCGGCGGGCGTTGAGGTCGTAGTCGTCGTGGGTACGCGCGATGAGCTTGGGCAGCCCGGTGGTGCCGCCGGACACCAGGAACAGCGCGGGGATCGTCGGATCGGGGTCGGCCGGCAGTTCGACGGCCGACGGGTCGGCGTCGGGGATCGCGGCGAACGGTCCGGGATCGCCGGAGATGAAGATCTGGGCGACGCCGGGGACGCGGGCCTGCAGCTCGGTCGCCAGGTCGCGGAAGTCGAATCCGCGGCGGCCGTCCTCGCCGATGTAGGCGACGGC
It contains:
- a CDS encoding GNAT family N-acetyltransferase, giving the protein MRRKYRHRPPQSAKSILQQISQVVHNRDRDRFELWVAGDLVGVAGYSTETVDGETTITVLHTVLYDEYSGHGLATRLTRTVIHYARDQGARMRPVCTFTKRYLDTHPGVVDLAPV
- a CDS encoding (2,3-dihydroxybenzoyl)adenylate synthase, which gives rise to MPTHLDHVTDLLDGFTPYAQAEAQRYRDAGIFRGLPLFAGLDLATERTPDSPAVTDATVDGPRTLTYAEFRRATLRRAAGFVDAGLRPGLRVVLQQNNSLDFAVTLVGLLRAGVVPVMTLPAHRITEIAHLAAGADAVAYIGEDGRRGFDFRDLATELQARVPGVAQIFISGDPGPFAAIPDADPSAVELPADPDPTIPALFLVSGGTTGLPKLIARTHDDYDLNARRSAEVARLTADDTYLVALPAAHNFPLCCPGILGTFLVGGHVVFTDNPSPDNTFDLIEAHRVTVTALVPALAQLWCAATEWEPADISSLRLLQVGGAKLAQPDAVALDAALGDVVQQVFGMAEGLICYTRPDEPRDLVHEVQGSPMSEFDEVRVVDEDGADVPDGEEGELLVRGPYTIRGYYRAAAHNEKSFTPDGFYRSGDKVTRLPSGHLAVTGRIKDTIVRAGENVAADDVEENLLAHSSIRQVAVVGLPDDALGEKICAAVVLSHEHPSERPLELRTLRTFLAERGLASFKLPDVVRVVTTLPVTAVGKIDKKVLRETLLATAD